A section of the Pseudomonadota bacterium genome encodes:
- a CDS encoding imidazole glycerol phosphate synthase subunit HisF: AVLAASIFHYREHTIIEAKQYLRDRGVAVRL, translated from the coding sequence GCGGTGCTTGCTGCATCTATATTCCACTATAGAGAACATACAATTATTGAAGCGAAGCAGTATCTGAGAGATAGAGGAGTGGCGGTGAGGCTTTAG